The DNA window TGGGTGACCGGCAGGATGTCGCGCACCAGTTCCTGGCTGCGCTTGGAGACCGGCAGCACGCCGCGCCGCAGCCGATCGACGAAATCGATCTGCTGGACCGGATCGATGCGCAGATTGCCGGTCAGCCAGAACTGGTCGATGCCGCCGCCGATATCGCGGTTGCCATAGTCGAACAGGTCGACATATTTCTGCATCCGCTCCGCGCCGATGCGGCGGGCGATCTCCTGATAGACCGGCACCGCGGACGCGGCGATCGCCGTCCGCATGGTGTGGTCGCGATTCCAGGCCTCGATGCTTCTGACAACGCCGTCCCACTTGAAGATGTCCTTGTCGGGATCGCCGACCACGCCGGTCTCCAGCGCAATCACCGAATTCGGAATCTTGAAGGTCGAGGCCGGCAGCTTCGCCTCGCCGGAGCGATTTTTGTCGCTGGCGATCACGAGGTAATCATCGACCTTGTAGCCGACGAAAGTGCCGACGGTGCCCTCGTCGATAAAATGCTTCGCCAGATCCTCGCGGATCTCGCTGCGCTGGGGCGCGACATCGGCAAAGCTCCGCGACGGCAAGACGCTTGCAGCAGCGAGGAGACCGAGCGCATGGCGGCGATTGATCATGGCGGGGATCCGATTAAGAGCGAAGACGGCGGTGACGATGCGGATGGCATCGTGGTAAAACCATGGCAGTCGGGCAAGATGCTAAACCAGAATTGCGCGCGGCATTCTCGGTG is part of the Bradyrhizobium erythrophlei genome and encodes:
- a CDS encoding penicillin-binding transpeptidase domain-containing protein, with the translated sequence MINRRHALGLLAAASVLPSRSFADVAPQRSEIREDLAKHFIDEGTVGTFVGYKVDDYLVIASDKNRSGEAKLPASTFKIPNSVIALETGVVGDPDKDIFKWDGVVRSIEAWNRDHTMRTAIAASAVPVYQEIARRIGAERMQKYVDLFDYGNRDIGGGIDQFWLTGNLRIDPVQQIDFVDRLRRGVLPVSKRSQELVRDILPVTQSGDAVIRAKSGLLGAEVGKPSLGWMVGWAEKGSAQTVFALNLDCHEPRHIADRMKLVQLCLTDIGAI